From the Mycoplasmatota bacterium genome, one window contains:
- a CDS encoding thermonuclease family protein produces the protein MFNRRKFFMAFSSLVLVVLLYGCQVDKNQTTTTEQTTTTEQTTTTEQTTTTEDNTPVELTTDYTDDFKLEASYEGKEFIKDGIGEVTLDRCVDGDTAHFNSNGEIFKVRFIGIDTPESTAKLDPWGKAASRFTCEKLTNAETIVLQREDQVLDSTGTRYLGFVWYDGRLLNLELVEQAFTSTKGLSGSPYANVFYTAELETQQTGRRIWGEKDPEYDYSNTAVQVTIKELRENQESYLGKNVMLSGVITRVLATNTYCAFIEQDGYAAYIFAGYTPIYSLKAGNEVRIIANVSQYNGLLELSNITSKKIEVISKDNVSTPNVITIDTIVENLESTLVQINDLTVKRVYTSKNGSFSVYAEDTNGQEIKIRVDSNLYPKVEESQFPVGKNFDIIGNISEFTNLGETPNYQIALSSINDLTFKN, from the coding sequence ATGTTTAATAGAAGAAAATTTTTCATGGCGTTTAGTTCATTAGTATTAGTTGTTTTATTGTATGGTTGTCAAGTAGATAAAAACCAAACAACAACAACTGAACAAACGACAACAACAGAACAAACAACAACAACAGAACAAACAACAACAACAGAGGATAATACCCCTGTAGAGTTGACAACAGATTATACAGATGATTTTAAACTTGAAGCAAGTTATGAAGGTAAGGAATTTATTAAAGATGGTATAGGTGAAGTTACCCTAGACCGATGTGTTGATGGTGATACAGCACATTTTAATAGTAATGGAGAAATATTTAAGGTGCGATTTATTGGAATTGATACACCAGAATCAACTGCAAAATTAGATCCATGGGGAAAAGCCGCTTCACGTTTCACTTGTGAAAAGTTAACCAATGCAGAAACAATTGTTTTACAAAGAGAAGACCAAGTATTAGATTCAACAGGGACTCGTTATTTAGGTTTTGTATGGTATGATGGTAGATTACTTAATCTAGAATTAGTAGAACAAGCTTTCACATCAACAAAAGGTTTATCAGGATCTCCTTATGCGAATGTGTTTTATACAGCTGAATTAGAAACACAACAAACAGGTAGAAGAATTTGGGGAGAAAAAGATCCTGAATATGACTATAGTAATACAGCAGTTCAAGTTACTATTAAAGAATTAAGAGAAAATCAAGAATCTTATTTAGGTAAAAACGTAATGCTATCGGGTGTTATAACGAGGGTACTTGCGACAAATACTTATTGTGCCTTTATAGAACAAGACGGATATGCTGCTTATATTTTTGCAGGATATACACCGATTTACAGTTTGAAAGCAGGCAATGAAGTAAGAATTATCGCAAATGTATCTCAATATAATGGTCTGCTAGAATTATCGAATATAACTAGTAAAAAAATTGAAGTCATTTCAAAAGACAATGTATCTACTCCGAATGTAATTACAATTGATACTATTGTTGAAAATTTAGAATCTACATTAGTTCAAATTAATGATTTAACAGTTAAACGTGTCTATACTTCTAAGAACGGATCATTTAGTGTATATGCAGAAGATACTAATGGTCAAGAAATAAAAATTAGAGTTGATTCAAACTTATATCCAAAGGTAGAAGAATCACAATTTCCAGTAGGTAAGAATTTTGATATTATTGGTAATATTTCTGAATTTACTAATTTAGGAGAAACACCTAATTATCAAATAGCTTTATCTAGTATAAATGATTTAACTTTTAAAAATTAA
- a CDS encoding thermonuclease family protein: MKKICLTIILSLLLLISGCTISQNTTTNSSTTTTESSMTTSEQTTTTIQDDTISNVINVIDYNDNRSVIVVGVITAIDEWGNFFVQDSTGGIYVSGSNQLGLTLDKSFIGNEVKILGVKKVVNEIIQIELQSLDSIETLNQQGVMPNPLIVSDFSTLNLYEGRLITLINVNIGEKLENATQIKNQNRSVIARFFGGPNVSNRDFVDVTGVFYHSSTAGDLIIINNNGDVVESVYITDENKLNKAYNQFTIPNEITLDYLLPNRYDDEIMISWTTDSKDVLIKDNYIEKLNNLTTNLTINLVARMSIGSELSIEKEFTVKLVEETYWSLALTENFYYDGPQFPTEDLSVDFWNRGGGLLKVDFIGCVDGDTAYFYVTQPEGSKERETVRFFAVDTEETHHPKLGAEEWGYPASDYTCHILTNGSNFYLESDTVDGPRGVHGRLLGWIWVDGQLLQYNLISLGLAEAKYTRFTGEPATYDILLEEEEADAKARHVGKWSNLLDPYWDYEENAPKGW, encoded by the coding sequence ATGAAGAAGATTTGTTTAACAATTATATTATCTTTATTACTATTAATATCAGGTTGTACGATTAGTCAAAATACAACCACTAATAGTAGTACTACTACTACTGAAAGTAGTATGACAACAAGTGAACAGACAACAACTACGATACAAGATGATACTATTTCTAATGTGATTAATGTAATTGATTATAATGATAATAGAAGTGTAATTGTAGTAGGAGTGATTACCGCAATTGATGAATGGGGTAACTTCTTTGTACAGGATAGTACAGGAGGAATTTATGTCTCTGGAAGTAATCAACTTGGTTTAACATTAGATAAATCCTTTATTGGAAATGAAGTGAAAATATTAGGTGTTAAAAAAGTTGTAAATGAGATTATCCAAATTGAATTGCAGTCGCTTGATAGTATTGAAACTCTAAATCAACAAGGTGTTATGCCTAATCCACTAATTGTCTCTGATTTTAGTACATTAAACTTATATGAAGGTCGTTTAATTACCTTGATAAATGTTAATATTGGAGAAAAATTAGAAAATGCAACACAGATAAAAAATCAAAATCGATCTGTAATCGCAAGATTTTTTGGTGGTCCTAATGTTTCAAATCGTGATTTTGTTGATGTGACAGGGGTATTTTATCATTCTAGTACAGCTGGTGATTTAATCATTATTAATAATAATGGTGATGTAGTTGAAAGTGTTTATATTACAGATGAAAATAAATTAAATAAAGCTTATAATCAATTTACGATTCCTAATGAAATTACTTTGGATTATTTATTACCAAATAGATACGATGATGAAATTATGATTTCATGGACAACTGACTCTAAAGATGTGTTAATTAAGGATAATTATATAGAAAAACTCAATAATCTAACCACTAATCTTACGATTAACTTGGTTGCTAGAATGTCAATTGGTAGTGAATTATCAATTGAAAAAGAATTTACTGTAAAATTAGTTGAAGAAACTTATTGGAGTTTAGCTTTAACTGAAAACTTCTATTATGATGGTCCTCAATTTCCTACAGAAGACTTAAGTGTTGATTTCTGGAATAGAGGTGGGGGCCTACTAAAAGTTGACTTTATTGGATGTGTAGATGGAGATACTGCCTATTTTTATGTTACTCAACCAGAGGGTTCTAAAGAGCGTGAGACTGTTCGATTCTTCGCAGTTGATACTGAAGAGACCCATCATCCTAAATTAGGAGCTGAAGAATGGGGGTATCCAGCAAGTGATTATACATGTCATATATTAACTAACGGAAGTAATTTTTATCTAGAATCTGATACAGTAGATGGTCCACGAGGTGTTCATGGCAGATTATTAGGATGGATATGGGTAGATGGACAATTACTACAATATAATCTAATTTCTTTAGGTTTAGCTGAAGCAAAATATACCCGTTTTACAGGAGAACCTGCAACCTATGATATTTTACTCGAAGAAGAAGAAGCTGATGCCAAGGCACGTCATGTTGGTAAATGGAGCAATTTACTAGATCCTTACTGGGATTATGAAGAAAATGCTCCAAAAGGTTGGTAA
- a CDS encoding ABC transporter substrate-binding protein, producing the protein MKKIFMILAVSFGFILVGCNVTVDTEETTKQTTTTKDNTSTTEETTTEETMDTTITGPVTISFWHAFGGTKEEILLELVTEFVEEYPQVTVELFSQGDYNGLRDKTIQSIVTGNTPTMLLAYPDHIADYLTGNGVVSLDSYINNSEIGFTQEEMDDFVPAYLQENRQFDGATYGLPFNKSTEVLIYNKTYFDTNGITVPQTWDEVKTISEQIHTDTNKWGFAYDSSANLFITLTRQWGGQYTGANGELLFNNPQTIEMLDYYYDQHEAGLFTIPAEWEQNYASEPFKNQEVYMTVGSTAGIKYNVPANGAFEIGVAPIPQKDLDNKAVIQQGTNISIMSNATDQEKLAAWLLTKHLTSKESTISWAEQTGYLPVRISALEDADYQDFLNNPSDEEKYVALAEKAAFEQVSYMFYDPAFTGSSNARNEVEMVVGNVLFGGITPETALEDAIWNLEG; encoded by the coding sequence ATGAAAAAAATTTTTATGATATTAGCAGTGTCATTTGGTTTTATACTTGTTGGTTGTAATGTAACTGTTGATACTGAAGAGACAACAAAACAAACTACAACGACTAAAGATAATACTTCAACAACTGAGGAGACAACAACAGAAGAAACAATGGATACAACCATCACTGGTCCAGTAACTATTTCATTCTGGCATGCTTTTGGTGGAACTAAGGAAGAAATCTTACTTGAGTTAGTGACTGAATTTGTAGAAGAATATCCACAAGTTACAGTAGAACTTTTTAGCCAAGGTGATTATAATGGTCTAAGAGATAAAACAATTCAATCAATTGTTACTGGTAATACACCAACTATGTTACTAGCTTATCCAGATCATATTGCTGATTATTTAACAGGTAATGGTGTTGTTTCGTTAGATTCATATATCAATAACTCTGAAATTGGATTTACCCAAGAAGAAATGGATGATTTCGTTCCAGCTTATTTACAAGAAAATAGACAATTTGATGGTGCAACTTATGGGTTACCATTTAACAAATCAACTGAGGTATTAATTTACAATAAAACATATTTTGATACAAATGGAATTACTGTTCCACAAACTTGGGATGAAGTTAAAACCATATCAGAACAAATTCATACTGATACAAATAAATGGGGATTTGCTTATGATTCATCAGCAAACTTATTTATCACATTGACTCGTCAATGGGGTGGACAATATACTGGTGCTAATGGAGAACTATTATTTAATAATCCACAAACTATAGAAATGTTAGATTATTATTATGATCAACATGAAGCAGGATTATTTACAATTCCAGCTGAATGGGAGCAAAATTATGCTTCTGAACCATTTAAAAACCAAGAAGTTTATATGACAGTTGGTTCAACAGCTGGTATTAAATATAATGTACCTGCAAATGGAGCATTCGAAATTGGTGTAGCGCCTATCCCACAAAAAGATCTTGATAATAAAGCAGTAATCCAACAAGGTACAAATATTTCGATTATGTCTAATGCAACTGATCAAGAAAAATTAGCTGCATGGTTATTAACCAAACATTTAACAAGTAAAGAATCTACAATATCTTGGGCAGAACAAACTGGATATTTACCAGTTAGAATATCTGCTTTAGAAGATGCTGATTATCAAGATTTCTTAAATAATCCAAGTGATGAAGAAAAATATGTTGCATTAGCAGAAAAAGCAGCATTTGAACAAGTAAGTTATATGTTCTATGACCCAGCATTCACTGGTTCATCAAATGCTCGTAATGAAGTAGAAATGGTAGTAGGTAATGTATTATTTGGTGGAATCACTCCAGAAACTGCACTTGAAGATGCAATTTGGAATTTAGAAGGATAA
- a CDS encoding bifunctional oligoribonuclease/PAP phosphatase NrnA produces the protein MVQKQILDKIKEYKTIIIHHHVNPDPDCIGSQLGLKYILEASFEDKNIYAVGKNTERTKFMGSMDTISDDLYKDALVIIVDVGDKRRIDDERFIQGKEVIKIDHHPLSEEFCVIEWVDTTYAAATEMIIDLYINNKEKLVMTEDAAKVLYAGMLTDTGRFYYNSVSERTLRYGAEVYQFGFDKQDLYANLYYKSIEELKFTGYLMANFQVTENGLGYMKITQEILDEFKVPTDFASGMVNTLANIKEIIMWMFFTDDKELGKIRTSFRSRGPIVNKLAAKYGGGGHIWASGTLADSWETVDQIIQEADLLCIEFKKQ, from the coding sequence ATGGTACAGAAACAAATACTTGATAAAATAAAAGAATATAAGACTATTATTATTCATCATCATGTGAATCCTGACCCGGATTGTATCGGTTCACAATTAGGATTAAAATATATCTTAGAAGCATCATTTGAAGATAAGAATATTTATGCAGTAGGGAAAAACACAGAAAGAACAAAATTCATGGGTTCAATGGATACGATTTCTGATGATCTATACAAAGATGCATTAGTGATTATTGTTGATGTTGGGGATAAAAGAAGAATTGATGATGAGAGATTTATACAAGGAAAAGAAGTGATAAAAATCGACCATCATCCACTTTCAGAAGAATTTTGTGTTATTGAATGGGTAGATACAACTTATGCTGCAGCAACAGAAATGATTATTGATTTATATATTAATAATAAAGAAAAGTTAGTTATGACAGAAGATGCTGCTAAAGTATTATATGCTGGCATGCTAACAGATACAGGACGTTTCTATTACAATAGTGTATCAGAAAGAACATTAAGATATGGTGCTGAAGTTTATCAATTTGGATTCGATAAACAAGACTTATATGCTAACTTATATTATAAATCAATTGAAGAGTTAAAATTCACAGGTTATTTGATGGCTAATTTTCAAGTAACAGAAAATGGACTTGGCTATATGAAAATTACCCAAGAAATATTAGATGAATTTAAAGTACCAACTGATTTTGCATCAGGTATGGTAAATACCCTTGCTAATATTAAAGAAATCATAATGTGGATGTTTTTTACTGATGATAAAGAATTAGGGAAAATTAGAACTAGTTTTCGCTCAAGAGGACCTATTGTTAATAAATTAGCAGCGAAATATGGCGGTGGTGGTCATAT
- a CDS encoding lamin tail domain-containing protein, with product MFRALKKYSFVLVIVFLLVLTACQNDEKTTTTEETTTTEQTTTEDTTTTTEDPEVAKVAEAKAALILGDLSQVKSNLTLPTAGRHETTITWVSSNPDVLSNEGVVTRPENGSGNVHLTLTATITLNDVTDTKEFDVRVIEEDAKVGGTIASVLDQSKDTVVTIDSGIVFALRDKGYYVYDETGFMYIYTGDAPTVTVGDALLIQGTLDIYYDQPEIKNVTKADVISSDNAMPTPVESTIADIVAFDTKVKTNYSQYLTVVGTVTLDETKVYITDDNSNKIRVLGDPETVSAFEGKKVSINVVIDSYHSTALEWRITFANNAGDITEINVSDQEALTSAVSNLTLDDLVYGDLSLATTSGDVAIAWTTDNADVITTDGTVTRPAQGESDVTVKLTATLTIGDLTETKEFTLTVKALNVITLNDVISSDSVDYIVDVEGIVYGVIQQGYFLYDGTATIYVYTGSAPTVVKGDEVRITGEYTIYNDQTEIMNIESTVALTSCTYSLPTAQASSIADIVNYLSTDKTVYGSYLTVEGIVTKEISGSYTNWYLVDGQGNKIMVYYKSEVDEVKAFEGKNISINVIVYRYNNDEWQVSFIKGDTISEVALTDQQLLDSAKQNLTLPSEDITSNDLVNELGGVTISWASSDASVITIDETTGVVTINRPAAGTPNATVTLTATLTINGLTDTKEFTVVVKALDILTIAEARDAAVDTNITIKGIVIGLIGNNIFLQDGTAGIYVYVGGTAQTDFVVGNEVIISGTRDEYKGLIQLGDVTSVEKFSEGNTLPTATEYTTIAELIAADLQSQLVTLKEVTITELPTDLTYGGNIVVSDGTDTYTLRIDKYLNPKIDVTLLNVKDVITVTAPLGCYNTSQIMLRTDADITVVTAYVPTDAEVVQAAIDSVSISAETTSDLSLPTDIEGVTVVWSSDNAAIDASGVVTRPANGVGDVTVTLTATFTLNDETQTITYTVVVKEEAPAGGTVATDLFFSEIIEGGSNNKAIEIYNGTGKNITDLSVYTVELYSNGGTTPSQTLTLSGSLAAGQVFIIGNSSAVAAIKDIADVESNVTWFNGDDALVLKNDGAVIDSFGQLGVDPGSSWTSGDVSTANMTLVRKSTISSGDTVTDDAFDPSVEWVAHPQDTFTELGSHTME from the coding sequence ATGTTTAGAGCCTTAAAAAAATATTCATTTGTTCTTGTCATCGTCTTTTTGTTAGTTCTAACAGCTTGTCAAAATGATGAAAAAACAACTACAACTGAAGAAACTACGACAACAGAACAAACAACAACTGAAGACACAACAACAACAACTGAAGACCCTGAAGTAGCAAAAGTTGCAGAAGCAAAAGCAGCTTTAATACTAGGTGATTTAAGTCAAGTAAAATCTAACTTAACATTACCTACAGCAGGTAGACATGAAACTACAATTACTTGGGTGTCAAGTAATCCAGATGTATTAAGTAATGAAGGTGTTGTTACTAGACCTGAAAATGGTTCTGGTAATGTTCATTTAACATTAACAGCAACAATTACTTTAAATGATGTTACTGATACTAAAGAATTTGACGTTAGAGTAATTGAAGAAGATGCAAAAGTTGGTGGAACAATTGCCAGCGTATTAGATCAATCTAAAGATACAGTTGTAACGATAGATTCAGGTATCGTATTTGCATTAAGAGATAAAGGATACTATGTTTACGATGAAACTGGATTTATGTATATTTATACTGGTGATGCTCCAACGGTTACTGTTGGTGATGCGTTATTAATTCAAGGTACTTTAGATATTTATTATGATCAACCTGAAATTAAAAACGTTACTAAAGCAGATGTAATCAGTTCTGATAATGCAATGCCAACTCCAGTTGAATCTACAATTGCTGATATCGTTGCATTTGATACAAAAGTTAAAACTAATTATTCACAATATTTAACTGTAGTAGGTACAGTTACATTAGATGAAACTAAAGTATATATTACTGATGATAATTCAAATAAAATTAGAGTTTTAGGTGACCCTGAAACTGTAAGTGCATTTGAAGGTAAGAAAGTATCTATCAATGTTGTAATTGATAGTTATCATAGTACTGCTTTAGAATGGCGTATTACATTCGCAAATAATGCAGGTGATATTACAGAAATCAATGTTTCAGATCAAGAAGCTCTTACTAGTGCTGTAAGTAATTTAACACTTGATGATTTAGTATATGGTGATTTATCACTAGCTACAACTTCTGGTGATGTTGCAATTGCATGGACAACTGATAATGCTGATGTTATTACAACTGATGGAACTGTAACTCGCCCTGCACAAGGTGAAAGTGATGTAACAGTTAAATTAACTGCTACGCTTACAATTGGTGATTTAACAGAAACTAAAGAGTTTACTTTAACAGTAAAAGCTTTAAATGTAATCACACTTAATGATGTTATTTCATCAGATTCTGTAGATTATATAGTAGATGTTGAAGGTATTGTATATGGAGTAATTCAACAAGGTTACTTCTTATATGATGGAACAGCAACAATTTATGTATATACAGGTTCAGCTCCAACAGTTGTTAAAGGTGACGAAGTAAGAATAACTGGTGAATATACAATTTACAATGATCAAACAGAAATAATGAATATTGAAAGTACAGTTGCTTTAACAAGTTGTACATACTCATTACCAACTGCTCAAGCTTCTTCAATTGCTGATATAGTAAACTACTTATCTACAGACAAAACTGTCTATGGTAGTTATCTTACTGTAGAAGGTATCGTTACTAAAGAAATATCAGGATCTTATACAAATTGGTATCTTGTTGACGGACAAGGTAACAAAATCATGGTTTATTATAAATCTGAAGTAGATGAAGTAAAAGCGTTTGAAGGTAAAAATATTAGTATCAATGTTATTGTATATAGATATAACAATGATGAATGGCAAGTATCTTTCATCAAAGGTGATACAATTAGTGAAGTTGCTTTAACAGATCAACAACTATTAGATTCAGCTAAACAAAACTTAACATTACCTAGTGAAGATATTACATCTAACGATTTAGTTAATGAATTGGGTGGCGTAACAATTTCATGGGCATCATCAGATGCATCAGTGATAACTATTGATGAAACAACTGGTGTTGTAACTATTAATCGTCCTGCAGCTGGCACACCGAATGCAACGGTTACATTAACTGCTACTCTAACAATTAATGGTTTAACAGATACAAAAGAGTTTACTGTAGTAGTAAAAGCTTTAGATATCCTTACAATTGCAGAAGCAAGAGATGCAGCAGTTGACACAAATATAACTATAAAAGGTATTGTAATTGGTCTTATTGGAAATAACATTTTCTTACAAGACGGAACTGCAGGTATCTATGTTTATGTAGGCGGTACTGCTCAAACAGATTTTGTAGTAGGTAATGAAGTTATAATTTCTGGTACACGCGATGAATACAAAGGATTAATTCAACTAGGTGATGTTACTTCTGTTGAAAAATTTTCTGAAGGAAATACACTTCCTACAGCTACTGAATACACAACGATAGCTGAGTTAATAGCAGCAGACTTACAAAGTCAATTAGTAACATTAAAAGAAGTTACAATTACTGAACTTCCTACAGATTTAACTTATGGTGGAAATATCGTTGTATCTGATGGTACTGATACATATACATTACGTATTGATAAATATTTAAATCCTAAAATTGATGTTACATTATTGAATGTTAAAGATGTGATTACAGTAACTGCACCACTTGGATGCTATAACACATCACAAATTATGTTAAGAACAGATGCTGACATCACAGTTGTTACTGCATATGTTCCAACAGATGCTGAAGTAGTTCAAGCAGCTATTGATTCAGTTTCTATAAGTGCTGAAACAACATCTGATTTATCATTACCAACTGATATTGAAGGTGTTACAGTAGTTTGGTCATCAGATAATGCAGCAATCGATGCATCTGGTGTTGTTACTAGACCTGCAAATGGTGTTGGTGATGTGACAGTTACTTTAACTGCTACATTTACATTAAATGATGAAACTCAAACAATTACATACACTGTTGTTGTTAAAGAAGAAGCTCCAGCTGGTGGTACTGTAGCAACTGATTTATTCTTCTCAGAAATCATTGAAGGTGGAAGTAATAATAAAGCAATTGAAATCTATAATGGGACTGGAAAAAATATTACTGATTTATCAGTATATACAGTAGAACTTTATAGTAATGGTGGAACAACTCCATCACAAACTCTAACATTATCAGGTAGTTTAGCAGCTGGTCAAGTATTTATAATTGGTAATAGTTCTGCTGTTGCAGCAATTAAAGATATCGCAGATGTAGAATCTAATGTTACTTGGTTTAATGGTGACGATGCTTTAGTTTTAAAGAATGATGGAGCAGTTATCGATTCATTTGGTCAATTAGGGGTAGATCCAGGTTCTTCTTGGACAAGTGGTGATGTATCTACTGCTAATATGACATTAGTTAGAAAATCAACTATTTCAAGTGGAGATACAGTAACTGATGATGCATTTGATCCAAGTGTTGAATGGGTAGCTCATCCACAAGATACATTCACAGAATTAGGATCTCATACAATGGAATAA